The following proteins come from a genomic window of Montipora foliosa isolate CH-2021 chromosome 2, ASM3666993v2, whole genome shotgun sequence:
- the LOC137993690 gene encoding small ribosomal subunit protein bS16m-like: protein MRKSLVTLRFALYGCKNRPFFYIVATNRYKPRNRGYLEQVGTFDPMPNTRNEKLASLNMDRIRYWLSVGARPSRPVAILFGLAGILPPHPHSLVVATKKRQALAVAAQTLQQAEMDKEVKEELVGSPKSKDNDTNHKDP, encoded by the exons ATGAGGAAATCGCTAGTTACCCTTCGATTTGCTCTCTATGGATGTAAAAACAGACCTTTCTTCTACATAGTGGCGACGAACCGATATAAACCCCGAAATAGGGGATACCTAGAGCAG GTGGGAACATTTGATCCAATGCCAAACACCAGAAATGAAAAGCTGGCAAGTTTAAACATGGATAGAATAAG GTACTGGTTATCAGTTGGAGCAAGACCATCAAGACCTGTGGCAATTTTATTTGGGCTG GCAGGCATTTTGCCACCACACCCACATAGTCTGGTAGTTGCCACAAAAAAACGTCAAGCTCTTGCTGTAGCTGCCCAAACCTTGCAACAAGCAGAGATGGATAAGGAAGTGAAGGAAGAACTGGTTGGAAGTCCCAAAAGCAAAGACAATGACACCAATCACAAAGATCCTTAA